One Triticum dicoccoides isolate Atlit2015 ecotype Zavitan chromosome 4B, WEW_v2.0, whole genome shotgun sequence genomic window carries:
- the LOC119292930 gene encoding uncharacterized protein LOC119292930, translated as MNDLHYLCVANILNHIVSMEQLYRKTVYVFGGNHNGSYLSDFSDLHLFTHIKMFRHTLLLGAIALCLLCHALHTEGVRLRSTIQELKEDGQTKRILTSLKSNSIEMIAFGEDSSSWGQPYYAVHQTTSGGPGDNYYGLHVTTDVYSHNLKPGQQTSTAIWVNHVGNGVKSSLNTISIGWHIYPEHYGDSHPHFYTDWTRDGYAQTGCLNMDCPGFIRVNGAVIAPGDVIHPVSGVPGGRVQNITLRLLKDKTSGDWWVYYGLNGIPTGVGYFPRSLFTYLAEKANHVAFGAFVDAEKALPTPPMGSGVLPNGGKGHAASFTNLQLIDKDGNNNPIKANLPELITKAKCHSITHIDHSQCLYGGPGGCV; from the exons ATGAATGACCTGCATTATCTGTGTGTGGCCAATATCCTAAACCACATTGTGAG CATGGAACAACTGTACCGCAAGACAGTGTATGTATTTGGTGGAAACCACAATGGAAGTTATCTTAGTGACTTTAG TGATCTTCATCTTTTCACACACATCAAAATGTTTAGACATACTCTGCTTCTAGGAGCAATTGCTCTATGTTTACTTTGTCATGCACTTCATACTGAAGGTGTTCGATTACGTTCTACTATCCAAGAG TTGAAGGAGGATGGCCAAACCAAAAGAATTCTTACAAGTTTGAAGTCAAACTCCATTGAAATGATAGCTTTTGGAGAAGATTCAAGTTCATGGGGTCAACCATAT TATGCGGTGCACCAAACAACTTCTGGAGGTCCTGGCGACAATTACTACGGCTTACATGTCACCACGGATGTGTATAGCCACAATCTAAAACCCGGCCAACAGACTTCGACTGCAATTTGGGTTAATCATGTTGGAAATGGTGTTAAATCAAGCTTAAATACAATTAGTATTGGCTGGCAT ATCTATCCAGAGCACTATGGTGACTCACATCCACACTTCTATACTGACTGGACG AGAGATGGATATGCTCAAACTGGATGCTTAAACATGGACTGTCCTGGCTTCATAAGGGTGAATGGTGCTGTTATAGCCCCTGGCGATGTTATACATCCAGTTTCTGGTGTCCCTGGTGGACGTGTACAGAATATCACACTCAGACTGCTTAAG GACAAAACAAGCGGAGATTGGTGGGTATACTACGGCTTGAACGGCATCCCCACGGGGGTGGGATACTTCCCAAGGTCGTTGTTCACCTATTTAGCAGAAAAGGCAAACCATGTGGCTTTCGGTGCCTTCGTGGATGCTGAGAAGGCGCTTCCAACTCCTCCAATGGGTAGTGGTGTCCTCCCAAATGGTGGCAAGGGTCATGCGGCATCTTTCACCAACCTTCAACTCATTGATAAGGATGGGAACAACAACCCCATAAAAGCAAACCTGCCCGAGTTAATTACCAAGGCCAAATGCCATTCTATTACACATATTGACCACAGCCAATGCCTTTATGGTGGGCCAGGAGGTTGCGTGTGA